The Streptomyces sp. B3I8 nucleotide sequence ATCGAGTCGGACTTCCTCAGCTATTTCCTGAACAGCGTCGTGGTCACCGTCGGTGCCGTGGTGCCCGCGGTGGTGGTGTCCTTCATGGCCGCCTACGCGATCGTGCGCGGGTGGCGCATGCGGTTCCTGCGGGCGGTCAACGGACTCTTCCTCATGGGCCTGGCGATTCCGCTGCAGGCGACGGTGATCCCGATCTATCTGATCATCATCAAGATGCACCTGTACGACAACCTGCTGGCGCTGATCCTTCCGTCGATCGCCTTCGCCATCCCGTTGTCCGTGCTGGTGCTCGCCAACTTCATCCGTGACGTGCCCAAGGAACTGTTCGACTCGATGCGGGTCGACGGTGCCACCGAGTGGACGACCCTGTGGCGGCTGGCGGCGCCGCTGACCCGGCCGGCGATCGTCACCGTGTCCATCTTCAACGCGCTGACGATCTGGAACGGGTTTCTGCTGCCGCTGATCCTCACCCAGAGCCCGGAGCGCCGGACGCTGCCACTCGCGCTGTGGACCTTCCAGGGCCAGTACGGGGTCAACGTTCCGGCCGTTCTCGCCGCCGTCGTCCTCACCACACTGCCCGTACTGATCCTCTACGTGTTCGGCCGCCGCCAGTTGCTGAGCGGTCTGACGGCCGGATTCAGTCGTTGACCCGTCATGTGCCCGGCGTCGACCCGTCACGTGCCGTCCGTCGACCCGTCGCACCGTCCGCCGAACCGGCCAGCCCCGTAGCACCCCGTAGCGACCCGTCGTTGCCCCGTCAATGCCCCGTCGTGCCCGCGTCCGCCGAGGGTCGACGGGCGTGGGAGGAAAGTGAACGCCGACATGGCTGTGCAGAACACCCCCGACCTCTCCCTCTGGAACGATCCCGCCGTCCCCATAGCCGCGAGGGTCGACGCCCTGATCGGGGCCATGACGCTCGAGGAGAAGATCGCCCAGCTCTACGGAGTGTGGGTGGGCGCCTCCGACCAGGGCGGTGAGGTGGCTCCCCATCAGCACGACATGGAGGAGCCCGTCGATCTCGACGCGCTGCTGCCCACCGGCCTGGGCCAGTTGACCCGGCCGTTCGGCACGCTTCCGGTCGATCCCGCGCTGGGCGCGCTGTCCCTCGCCCGCACCCAGGCCCGTATCGCCGCGACGAACCGTTTCGGCATCCCGGCGCTCGCCCACGACGAGTGCCTGGCGGGCTTCGCCGCCTGGGGGGCGACGGCCTACCCGGTCCCGCTGTCGTGGGGTGCCGCCTTCGATCCGGACACGGTGCGGCGGATGGCCGCCGCCATCGGCCGCGACATGGCCGCCGTCGGCGTCCACCAGGGGCTGGCGCCCGTCCTGGACGTGGTGCGCGACGCCCGCTGGGGCCGGGTGGAGGAGACCATCGGCGAGGACCCCTACCTCGTCGGCACCGTCGCCACCGCCTACGTCCAGGGCCTTCAGTCCGCGGGCGTCGTCGCCACCCTCAAGCACTTCGTCGGCTACTCCGCCTCCCGCGCCGGACGCAACCTCGCCCCGTCCTCCGTGGGGCCGCGGGAGCGCGCCGACGTGCTGCTGCCGCCGTTCGAGATGGCGGTCCGTGAGGGCGGCGTCCGGTCGGTGATGAACGCCTACACCGACACCGACGGCCTCCCCTCCGCCGCCGACGAGGAGTTGCTCACCGGGCTGTTGCGGGACACCTGGGGCTTCGACGGCACCGTCGTCGCCGACTACTTCGCCATCGCCTTCCTGAAGACCCTGCACGGGGTCGCGGGCGACTGGGCGGAGGCCGCCGGCGCGGCGCTGCGGGCCGGCGTCGACGTCGAACTGCCCACCGTCAAGACGTACGGCGCGCCCCTGGTGGAGGCCGTGACCG carries:
- a CDS encoding carbohydrate ABC transporter permease encodes the protein MTTTLPGQRRPQKSAPRERRPVSSRPRRRRNWFGGLAGWLWLVVVAVPLYWSFITSFKEQSNYYASNPLVPSGDPTLDNYRLVIESDFLSYFLNSVVVTVGAVVPAVVVSFMAAYAIVRGWRMRFLRAVNGLFLMGLAIPLQATVIPIYLIIIKMHLYDNLLALILPSIAFAIPLSVLVLANFIRDVPKELFDSMRVDGATEWTTLWRLAAPLTRPAIVTVSIFNALTIWNGFLLPLILTQSPERRTLPLALWTFQGQYGVNVPAVLAAVVLTTLPVLILYVFGRRQLLSGLTAGFSR